From Passer domesticus isolate bPasDom1 chromosome 5, bPasDom1.hap1, whole genome shotgun sequence, the proteins below share one genomic window:
- the CKAP4 gene encoding cytoskeleton-associated protein 4, whose product MSAAKHRGPKGGSPPAANEKSAQLGGGDEPPAKKQAAAGHGRGGRAGGGGRSGAGPRRGWAMLLGAAVVLGAALPAGWYVLQLQEEVGRSAREVEASGRQRQELAATLDTVVQKVRSLQTTFGEFESMMKIVQQKQEVSEKAVKQGESEINRISEVLQKLQNEILKDLSDGIHMVKDARERDFTSLENTVEERLTELTKSINDNIAVFTEVQQRSQDEINNMKAKVVSLEQADVYKHEIKVLKDAFDEMQASMKMKEKDIETLKSTIDSMESDVYTEVKELVNLKQEHEKFKEAADTEHLSLKALQEKVLRAEDSIMQLPSDIKRLDEDLLQVKANLNKWEDNEIFRKALETFGKNSEGLASRLRHIEDSLESLASVAAQNSEKLKSFLSKEAEYENKLNTLEQSITTLQGLSNTDVTSVTDVLKNLGEAQTSLYNDMETLKRSISDLPSSGALQDSQGYLEKFSSMEGSVDELRSSVSQVDSDLKMLRTAVDSLVAYSVKIENNENSLESVKSSVDDLRNDLERLFVKVEKIHENI is encoded by the exons ATGTCGGCCGCCAAGCACCGGGGCCCTAAGGGGGGCAGCCCGCCCGCCGCCAACGAGAAGAGCGCGCAGCTCGGCGGCGGCGACGAGCCGCCGGCCAAGAagcaggcggcggcggggcacGGCCGGGGCGGCAGGGCCGGCGGGGGGGGCCGCTCTGGCGCCGGTCCCCGCCGCGGCTGGGCGATGCTGCTGGGAGCCGCGGTGGTGCTGGGCGCCGCGCTGCCCGCCGGCTGGTacgtgctgcagctgcaggaggaggtcGGGCGGAGCGCCCGGGAGGTGGAGGCCTCCGGCCGGCAGCGGCAGGAGCTGGCCGCCACCCTGGACACCGTGGTGCAGAAG GTACGTTCTCTTCAAACCACATTTGGAGAGTTTGAATCCATGATGAAAATTGTTCAGCAGAAGCAGGAGGTGAGTGAGAAGGCTGTTAAACAAGGGGAGAGTGAAATAAACCGGATCAGTGAAGTGCTTCAGAAACTGCAGAATGAAATTTTGAAAGACTTGTCTGATGGCATTCACATGGTGAAGGATGCAAGGGAACGAGACTTCACATCTCTGGAAAACACGGTGGAAGAGAGACTAACAGAGCTGACCAAGTCTATAAATGATAACATTGCTGTATTCACTGAAGTCCAGCAAAGGAGCCAAGATGAAATCAACAATATGAAAGCAAAGGTTGTTTCACTAGAACAGGCAGATGTCTATAAACATGAAATTAAGGTGCTAAAAGATGCTTTTGATGAGATGCAAGCATccatgaaaatgaaagaaaaggacatagaGACCTTGAAGAGTACAATAGACTCCATGGAGTCTGATGTGTACACTGAAGTGAAAGAGTTAGTCAACCTCAAACAAGAACACGAGAAGTTCAAAGAGGCTGCGGACACTGAACACCTTTCATTAAAAGCTTTACAAGAGAAAGTTCTGAGAGCTGAGGATTCTATTATGCAGCTCCCTAGTGATATTAAAAGACTTGATGAAGATTTACTACAAGTTAAAGCCAACCTCAACAAATGGGAAGATAATGAAATCTTCAGAAAAGCATTAGAAACTTTTGGGAAGAACAGTGAAGGACTGGCGTCTCGATTGAGGCACATAGAAGACAGCCTAGAGTCTCTAGCATCTGTTGCTGCTCAAAACAGTGAAAAGTTGAAATCTTTCCTTTCTAAGGAGGCAGAGTATGAGAATAAGCTCAATACCCTAGAACAAAGCATTACCACTCTTCAGGGACTCTCAAATACAGATGTAACTTCAGTCACAGATGTTCTGAAAAATCTTGGTGAGGCACAGACTTCACTGTACAACGACATGGAAACCTTAAAGAGAAGCATCAGTGACTTGCCATCCTCTGGTGCTCTCCAGGATTCTCAAGGTTACCTTGAAAAGTTTTCTTCTATGGAAGGCTCTGTAGATGAACTGAGATCTTCTGTTAGCCAGGTCGATTCCGATTTGAAAATGCTAAGAACTGCAGTGGATAGTTTAGTTGCCTATTCAgtgaaaattgaaaataatgaGAACAGCTTGGAGTCTGTGAAGAGCTCAGTAGATGATTTGAGGAATGATCTGGAAAGGTTGTTTGTGAAAGtagaaaaaatacatgaaaatatttAG